One window of Candidatus Nitrospira kreftii genomic DNA carries:
- a CDS encoding hypothetical protein (conserved protein of unknown function), which yields MIPHSRPSIEAADVRAVTEVLRSRRIAQGGVVERFEHGMAAYLGLSGGVAVTSGTAALEVALRALGIGSGDEVLLPSYVCAAPLLAIQRVGAIPRLVDIDLGTFNIDPSAARQAITSKTKAIIVPHLFGLSADLTELEALGVPIIEDCAQTLGATEQGRRAGSIGILTVCSFYVTKLLCAGEGGMVLSRDESLLERVRRLREYDETPSLHPGSTNLKMTDLHAAIGLAQLERLESFLERRKWLAEEYRAALSGVGLVVPTVPTGYTHIYYRFVVRLPDLASKADGLQDIIRRFEARGIQCRKPVFRSLHRYLELDGFPFAEDAERTALSIPLFPALTDEDAAQILQALRSEWS from the coding sequence ATGATTCCACATTCACGACCTTCTATCGAAGCAGCCGACGTTCGCGCGGTAACGGAGGTACTGCGATCGCGCCGGATTGCTCAGGGAGGGGTCGTAGAACGGTTTGAGCATGGTATGGCAGCCTATTTGGGGCTGTCCGGGGGCGTCGCAGTCACGTCCGGAACGGCTGCGCTGGAAGTCGCCCTCCGGGCGTTGGGCATAGGATCCGGCGATGAGGTGCTCTTGCCTAGCTATGTTTGCGCCGCACCTTTGTTGGCCATTCAGCGTGTGGGGGCTATACCGCGACTAGTCGACATCGATCTCGGCACTTTCAATATCGATCCATCGGCAGCGCGCCAGGCCATCACATCAAAGACTAAGGCCATCATCGTGCCACATCTGTTTGGTCTTTCCGCCGACCTCACCGAACTTGAAGCATTGGGCGTGCCCATCATCGAAGACTGCGCGCAAACGTTAGGCGCAACGGAGCAGGGAAGACGCGCGGGATCCATCGGCATACTGACGGTCTGCTCATTCTATGTTACCAAACTGCTCTGCGCTGGCGAGGGAGGCATGGTGCTGTCGAGAGATGAGAGCTTGCTGGAACGAGTGCGCCGGTTGAGAGAGTATGACGAAACCCCATCTCTCCATCCTGGGTCGACAAACTTGAAAATGACTGACCTCCACGCTGCAATTGGTTTGGCGCAACTGGAACGTCTTGAATCATTCCTTGAACGCCGGAAATGGCTTGCCGAAGAATACCGAGCAGCACTGAGCGGCGTCGGCCTGGTGGTACCAACCGTGCCAACAGGGTACACGCACATCTACTATCGATTTGTCGTACGTCTCCCAGATCTTGCGTCCAAAGCGGACGGACTTCAGGACATCATCAGGCGCTTTGAGGCACGAGGGATCCAATGCCGAAAGCCGGTATTTCGCTCGCTCCATCGCTATCTCGAGTTGGACGGGTTCCCTTTTGCCGAAGATGCAGAACGGACCGCACTCTCCATTCCACTGTTCCCGGCGCTTACAGATGAGGATGCGGCTCAAATTCTCCAGGCCTTGCGTTCGGAGTGGTCATGA
- a CDS encoding hypothetical protein (conserved protein of unknown function) produces the protein MMAINTKEPMRILALGAHPDDIEVGCGGTLIKYAENGHRIFLMVMTQGGAGGNTAVRKQEQERSAKLLQAEEVFWGGYQDTEVPLGRDLIQTVEEIVRKIEPHFIFVHYHDDTHQDHRHLAMSTITATRYTKNVLFYEGPTTQNFAPTVFVDIQQALDRKIQSLEAHASQIRKTNIEGLSIADLVRSSAHFRGIQGRVRTAEGFLPLRLFINIGI, from the coding sequence ATGATGGCCATCAACACCAAGGAACCGATGCGCATTCTCGCCCTGGGAGCCCATCCGGACGATATTGAAGTCGGATGTGGAGGGACATTGATCAAATATGCAGAGAATGGCCATCGCATTTTCCTGATGGTGATGACTCAAGGCGGTGCGGGAGGGAATACGGCGGTTCGAAAACAGGAGCAAGAGCGGTCAGCCAAATTGCTCCAAGCCGAGGAAGTGTTTTGGGGCGGGTATCAGGATACCGAGGTTCCACTCGGGCGCGATTTGATTCAGACAGTGGAAGAGATTGTTCGAAAAATTGAGCCTCATTTCATCTTTGTGCATTATCATGATGATACCCATCAAGATCACCGGCATCTGGCTATGAGCACGATTACCGCCACGCGATACACCAAAAACGTGCTGTTTTACGAAGGCCCGACGACCCAAAATTTTGCTCCGACGGTGTTCGTGGATATCCAACAAGCGTTGGATCGAAAGATTCAATCGTTGGAAGCACACGCATCCCAAATCAGAAAGACCAATATCGAGGGGCTGAGCATTGCCGATCTGGTGAGATCCTCGGCGCATTTTCGAGGGATTCAAGGCCGAGTGAGAACAGCCGAAGGCTTTCTCCCTCTGCGATTGTTTATCAACATCGGAATTTGA
- a CDS encoding hypothetical protein (conserved membrane protein of unknown function): MKAVEPELTIPFSVTTWRWITPVVFGAALGAIALAIPPVHEIFQLEGLRWLHVFLFAFLGTGAVTPLMVRIGHQWNLVDIPADRKIHVLPTPRIGGVALYAGFVGSLLLNSIVPDWMIAILVAGSLLLVIGVLDDIRELPASGKLIGQLLAAGIVIASGKVLTLFPPGPLGEVANMLLTLFWIVGITNAFNFFDGMDGLAAGLAILLAGFLGVVAFETNQAELGWLAIGMIGAGLGFLPYNFRGRKPAVIFLGDGGSTFIGFTLACLAIKGNWADSSPIVSFSNPLLIFGVLIYDMIHITVERVATGKVRSVKEWLDYVGKDHLHHRLERALGSRQASVAMIFLFTICLGLSALALRHASTMEAVLLLIQAGLIAAMLTVLEISGRRR; encoded by the coding sequence ATGAAGGCCGTTGAACCAGAACTGACGATTCCTTTCTCAGTGACCACATGGCGCTGGATTACGCCGGTGGTGTTTGGTGCGGCGCTTGGAGCGATCGCGCTTGCGATCCCTCCGGTTCATGAAATCTTTCAGCTCGAAGGTCTGCGATGGCTGCATGTCTTCCTCTTCGCGTTTCTTGGCACAGGAGCAGTGACACCCTTAATGGTCAGGATCGGCCATCAGTGGAACCTTGTCGATATTCCGGCTGATCGCAAGATCCACGTCCTCCCGACTCCACGGATCGGCGGTGTTGCGTTATATGCAGGCTTCGTCGGGTCGCTCTTGCTCAACTCCATCGTCCCCGACTGGATGATCGCTATTCTGGTAGCCGGTTCTCTTCTTCTCGTTATCGGAGTACTTGACGATATTCGAGAATTGCCAGCCTCTGGAAAACTGATCGGACAATTGCTGGCCGCTGGCATCGTGATCGCCTCGGGGAAAGTCCTCACGCTCTTTCCACCGGGACCGCTCGGGGAAGTCGCGAACATGCTGCTCACACTGTTCTGGATCGTCGGAATCACGAATGCATTCAATTTCTTTGATGGGATGGACGGATTGGCCGCCGGCCTGGCCATTCTGCTCGCCGGATTTCTGGGTGTGGTCGCATTCGAAACCAATCAAGCAGAACTGGGATGGCTCGCAATTGGCATGATTGGCGCCGGTCTTGGCTTTCTGCCGTACAATTTTCGAGGGAGAAAACCTGCCGTCATTTTTTTGGGTGATGGCGGCTCGACCTTCATTGGATTTACGTTGGCCTGTTTGGCTATTAAAGGCAATTGGGCGGATTCCAGCCCCATCGTGTCCTTCAGCAATCCCTTACTGATCTTCGGCGTGCTCATCTATGACATGATTCACATCACCGTGGAGCGCGTGGCCACCGGGAAAGTCCGATCCGTGAAGGAATGGCTGGATTATGTCGGCAAGGACCATCTGCACCACCGATTGGAACGAGCGCTTGGATCGCGTCAGGCCAGTGTCGCCATGATTTTTCTCTTCACGATTTGCCTTGGGCTGTCCGCACTGGCACTCCGCCACGCCAGCACCATGGAAGCCGTACTTCTGCTCATTCAGGCTGGGTTAATTGCCGCAATGCTCACTGTCTTGGAAATCAGCGGTCGCCGCCGATAG
- a CDS encoding hypothetical protein (conserved protein of unknown function): MSASGKNWNAVTVPCVRKANSTMCGICGIIGEDDGDVLQRMLQRLVHRGPDEEGIYRQPGAALGARRLRVIDPEGGHQPVHNENRTVWAVMNGEIYNYRELRRDLMSKGHQLSTRSDTEVLVHLYEEEGFEAFCRLRGMFAVALWDQERRIAWLIRDRLGIKPLYYAIRPSEAGVGTRVVFSSEIPSLLEAVPNWRLRPESIAEYVMQLYVPGPDTTIAGVHQLRPGQAMKISGGQVELLRYYSPDDDLRSSQSWTINETAKDVLQTFEETVNAHLVSDVPLGLFLSGGLDSASLLAIMAKSQNGPIKTFSIGYEHPSDQSFNELESARFLATHFKTTHVETILRPDAVSLISKVVAGMGEPFADASAIPTYLVSEVARQTVTVALSGIGGDELFGGYPRYLGLRTAAHYQYLPQRIRERVATWSHHLYGHETSRDQAGRLKRFLQDGHLSLQEQYRRWTTFIPAEWSGTLWGERLEAMFAGDRPLGPTDMLFDQWPSSDPASCAMGVDLQSYLPDDLLRMADRMSMVHSLELRVPFCDHRLLAAALRIPSRVRFTGWQLKGFMRRMLRGLLPDQILRAPKQGFMVPMARWLREDLHEMVHDLLADDVIRKRGYVKPAYVRWLLDEHESRRRNFSDQLYALIVLELWHQGLSVSASDRTTVTAIS; encoded by the coding sequence ATGAGCGCGAGCGGCAAGAACTGGAACGCCGTGACCGTGCCGTGCGTGAGAAAGGCAAATAGCACCATGTGTGGCATTTGCGGAATCATAGGTGAAGATGATGGCGACGTCCTTCAGCGAATGCTGCAGAGGCTAGTGCATCGTGGACCCGATGAAGAGGGTATCTATCGTCAGCCTGGAGCCGCGCTTGGTGCAAGAAGACTGCGGGTCATCGATCCGGAGGGTGGGCACCAACCGGTTCACAACGAGAACAGAACTGTTTGGGCTGTCATGAACGGAGAAATCTATAACTACAGAGAATTGCGACGCGATCTCATGAGCAAAGGGCACCAGCTATCGACTCGCTCCGATACGGAAGTCTTAGTCCACCTCTATGAAGAAGAAGGCTTCGAAGCATTTTGCCGATTACGAGGCATGTTTGCAGTTGCGCTGTGGGATCAGGAGCGTCGTATCGCATGGCTGATTCGTGATCGCCTTGGCATCAAGCCGCTGTATTATGCCATTCGTCCGAGTGAAGCGGGTGTGGGCACCCGCGTTGTCTTTTCCTCTGAAATTCCTTCGTTGCTCGAAGCCGTGCCGAATTGGCGACTTCGTCCAGAGAGCATCGCCGAATACGTGATGCAGTTGTACGTGCCAGGACCAGACACCACCATTGCTGGAGTCCACCAGTTACGTCCAGGCCAAGCCATGAAAATATCCGGCGGACAAGTGGAGTTGTTGCGCTACTACAGCCCAGACGACGATCTCCGTAGTAGCCAATCATGGACCATCAACGAGACGGCCAAAGACGTATTACAGACGTTCGAAGAGACGGTGAACGCTCATCTCGTCAGCGACGTTCCATTAGGACTATTTCTCTCGGGCGGGCTCGACTCTGCATCCTTGTTGGCCATCATGGCGAAGAGCCAGAATGGTCCCATCAAGACCTTCTCGATCGGCTATGAACATCCTTCCGATCAATCTTTCAACGAATTGGAGTCAGCGCGGTTTCTTGCAACGCATTTTAAGACGACCCATGTTGAGACAATCCTGAGGCCGGATGCCGTCTCTCTGATCAGCAAGGTCGTTGCGGGCATGGGTGAACCGTTCGCTGATGCATCGGCTATTCCCACCTACCTGGTATCTGAAGTTGCACGCCAAACCGTCACAGTGGCGCTATCCGGGATTGGCGGAGACGAACTGTTCGGCGGATATCCTCGATATCTGGGTCTTCGCACGGCCGCACACTATCAGTATCTCCCACAGAGAATCCGTGAACGAGTGGCCACATGGAGCCATCATCTCTATGGACACGAAACCAGCCGCGATCAAGCCGGCCGTCTAAAACGATTCCTTCAAGACGGTCACCTCTCGCTTCAGGAGCAATACCGGCGTTGGACCACGTTCATTCCGGCCGAATGGAGCGGGACTCTGTGGGGCGAGCGCTTGGAGGCGATGTTTGCCGGAGATCGACCCCTTGGACCGACAGATATGCTGTTCGACCAGTGGCCATCCTCCGATCCTGCGAGCTGTGCCATGGGTGTCGATCTCCAGAGTTATCTCCCTGATGATCTTCTACGCATGGCAGATCGCATGAGCATGGTGCACTCGCTCGAACTTCGCGTCCCATTCTGCGACCATCGACTGCTCGCCGCCGCCCTGCGAATTCCCTCTCGAGTACGGTTTACCGGTTGGCAGTTGAAGGGGTTCATGCGCCGAATGTTGCGAGGCCTGTTGCCGGATCAAATCCTTCGTGCTCCCAAGCAAGGTTTTATGGTGCCGATGGCTCGATGGCTTCGAGAGGACCTTCATGAGATGGTTCACGACCTTTTAGCGGATGATGTCATCAGAAAACGGGGCTACGTCAAACCGGCCTATGTCCGGTGGTTATTGGACGAGCATGAGAGCCGCCGCCGCAATTTTTCCGATCAATTGTACGCACTCATTGTGCTGGAACTCTGGCATCAAGGTCTGTCGGTGAGCGCATCCGACAGAACGACCGTGACGGCTATATCATGA
- a CDS encoding Methylthioribose-1-phosphate isomerase, whose protein sequence is MVPTVEWKNGAVRLLDQSRLPGSVEFLDCHDYLTVADAIRTLKVRGAPAIGVTAAMGVALGAQAVSATEYSSFAQAVLKICDELAATRPTAVNLFWAIERMKRTLQSLDTHSISSIQQALIRESQAILEEDITLCKTMGRHGAELIKDGQTVLTHCNAGSLATAGYGTALGVIRAACEQGKNIKVIADETRPVLQGSRLTAWELMQDQIPVTLITDNMAGSLMRQGKIHLCIVGADRIAANGDVANKIGTYSVAVLARVHNIPFYVAAPYSTIDLKTTSGDDIPIEQRNPLEVTTMHGSHQVAPKDVAVYNPAFDVTPAELITGIITERGVFKPNELASKFGSK, encoded by the coding sequence ATGGTTCCCACGGTTGAATGGAAAAACGGCGCAGTTCGTCTGCTTGACCAAAGCCGACTTCCCGGATCAGTTGAATTTCTTGATTGCCATGACTACCTGACCGTTGCGGATGCGATACGTACCTTGAAAGTTCGAGGAGCTCCAGCGATTGGAGTCACGGCAGCCATGGGAGTCGCATTAGGGGCACAAGCGGTGAGTGCAACGGAGTATTCCTCGTTTGCTCAGGCCGTGCTCAAAATTTGCGATGAGCTGGCGGCGACAAGGCCGACCGCCGTCAATCTCTTCTGGGCCATTGAGCGAATGAAGCGAACGCTGCAATCTTTGGACACTCATTCAATATCATCCATACAACAGGCGCTCATAAGAGAATCTCAAGCGATACTTGAAGAAGATATCACTCTCTGCAAGACTATGGGGCGCCATGGAGCTGAGTTGATCAAGGATGGGCAGACAGTACTGACTCACTGCAACGCCGGGTCGCTTGCCACGGCCGGTTATGGAACCGCACTTGGAGTCATCCGTGCTGCATGTGAACAAGGTAAGAACATCAAGGTGATTGCTGATGAAACTCGTCCAGTACTTCAAGGTTCACGGCTTACCGCATGGGAGCTTATGCAAGATCAAATTCCAGTGACGTTGATCACAGACAACATGGCCGGGTCGCTCATGAGACAAGGGAAGATACATCTCTGTATCGTCGGAGCAGATCGCATTGCTGCGAACGGGGATGTGGCCAACAAAATCGGCACCTATTCCGTGGCAGTCTTGGCGAGAGTCCATAATATTCCCTTCTATGTCGCAGCTCCTTATTCCACTATTGATCTCAAAACAACATCCGGAGACGACATTCCGATTGAACAGCGAAATCCTCTCGAAGTGACCACCATGCACGGCAGCCACCAAGTCGCACCAAAAGATGTCGCAGTCTACAATCCTGCCTTTGATGTGACCCCAGCAGAGCTCATTACTGGCATTATCACCGAGCGCGGCGTCTTCAAGCCGAATGAGCTCGCGTCGAAGTTTGGATCGAAGTAG
- a CDS encoding hypothetical protein (conserved protein of unknown function) — MAIQKVVHIITRLDRGGSARNTMLTALGHDRSHFEPVVITGETGSWDAQGGHIATIENLRLLEKESIRHHMVASLVRHISPLSDLRALWHLVRLLQEERPHIVHTHTSKAGVLGRVAAWIAGIPVIIHTPHGHVFYGHFSTVPSWIFLQLERALAWKTDRLIGLTSAEKQEHLERGVGQVNRFAVVASGIDLDRFRKARANGKVIPDWFECPPHAQIIGSVGWLTDIKGHRFLVDAVALLRQTHHNLHLVIIGTGNQHDKLLRQAENAGIGQAVHLLGHREDIEVCLAGLDYFVLPSLNEGMGRALIEAMAAGLPVVASRVGGIPSFIEDGKNGLLVPAGDNSTLANALRRLLDDPTWSHELGIRAMRSIGTNYGIPAMVQAIESTYREAAAGHA; from the coding sequence ATGGCAATTCAGAAAGTGGTCCATATTATTACTCGGCTTGATCGGGGAGGCTCCGCTCGGAACACTATGCTCACGGCACTCGGGCATGATCGTTCGCATTTTGAGCCGGTTGTGATCACCGGAGAAACCGGGAGTTGGGACGCACAAGGAGGGCACATAGCAACCATTGAGAACCTTCGGCTCTTAGAGAAAGAGTCGATTCGGCATCACATGGTGGCGTCGCTGGTTCGTCATATTAGCCCACTGTCAGACCTAAGAGCACTGTGGCATCTGGTTCGGCTGTTGCAAGAGGAACGCCCACATATCGTGCACACGCACACGTCCAAAGCCGGAGTACTCGGGAGAGTCGCTGCATGGATCGCCGGAATTCCGGTCATTATCCATACTCCGCACGGTCACGTGTTTTACGGACATTTCAGTACCGTACCTTCATGGATATTTCTCCAGCTTGAGCGGGCCTTGGCATGGAAGACTGATCGGCTCATCGGACTTACATCCGCTGAAAAACAAGAACATCTTGAGCGAGGAGTTGGACAGGTCAATCGTTTCGCAGTCGTCGCAAGTGGGATCGATCTTGATCGTTTTCGAAAGGCTCGCGCGAACGGGAAGGTCATCCCTGATTGGTTTGAATGCCCCCCTCATGCACAAATAATTGGTTCAGTCGGGTGGCTCACCGATATCAAAGGCCATCGGTTTTTAGTCGATGCCGTCGCTCTCCTGAGACAGACGCACCATAATCTACACCTGGTGATTATCGGAACAGGCAACCAGCACGATAAGCTTCTTCGCCAAGCAGAGAATGCTGGAATCGGGCAGGCCGTACATCTACTCGGGCATCGAGAAGATATCGAAGTGTGCTTGGCAGGCTTGGACTATTTTGTTTTGCCTTCGCTCAATGAAGGGATGGGGCGGGCCCTGATTGAGGCCATGGCCGCCGGACTTCCGGTCGTTGCCAGCCGAGTCGGTGGCATTCCCTCGTTTATCGAGGATGGGAAGAACGGCCTACTTGTTCCGGCTGGAGACAATTCGACATTAGCAAACGCGTTACGACGTCTCCTCGATGATCCGACATGGTCCCATGAATTAGGGATACGTGCCATGCGCAGTATTGGAACAAACTATGGCATTCCAGCCATGGTGCAGGCCATCGAGTCAACCTATAGGGAAGCAGCCGCCGGTCATGCTTAG
- a CDS encoding hypothetical protein (conserved protein of unknown function), translated as MLRARYVMTCVLWAGAMSLTSVATGSATMPAREPLSLRAAIHVHSTMSTGMLNLESLARRAEQQQLDVLILSENFTLRYDYGVHPLEGFLKHQVTFPSIMEYGIQRFLDEIQAVQQRHPNLMIIPGVEVAPHYYWTGSLLQGNLTMHNAQRNLLVIGLEKAEDYARLPARGNSGSFVWNWQSLANGLPLLLLVPIAWLRTHDGSRPLESVGARSRVRQGCAIILLAICLGLTVNAWPIKMPVYDSHDANIGYRPYQDLIDKAVERGALVFWSMTEARDFSQHSFGPLGTVTIKTEPHPEALVLTRNYTGFGGLYQDVRRVVAPGGVWDQLLQSKMTTAQAACPTIIGEVAFHGTSDAGKDLDQVYTVIQAVDRTRASVMDGIRTGRAYAVARGDQNILLQLDEFLVSNQDTSAMIGETLQGSAIGDILVHVRLSTVDGQSHPTMLRVIRSGQVIRQIEGHTPMQLDLVDREAKSGEWLNYRVEALGTSGELLTNPIYVAPRAGTPASTAQGVRRNSGNAIKT; from the coding sequence ATGCTTAGAGCAAGGTATGTCATGACATGTGTACTGTGGGCCGGAGCGATGTCCCTCACCTCCGTCGCAACCGGTTCCGCCACAATGCCGGCACGAGAGCCTTTATCTCTACGGGCTGCCATTCATGTACACAGTACGATGAGTACGGGCATGCTGAATTTAGAATCCTTGGCCAGGCGAGCCGAACAGCAGCAGTTAGATGTCCTCATTCTCTCGGAGAACTTTACTCTGCGATATGACTATGGCGTTCACCCATTGGAAGGATTTTTGAAGCACCAGGTTACATTCCCATCCATCATGGAATATGGCATCCAACGATTCCTTGACGAGATTCAGGCGGTTCAACAACGTCATCCGAATCTGATGATCATCCCTGGGGTGGAGGTCGCTCCTCACTACTATTGGACAGGCTCGCTTCTGCAAGGCAATCTCACCATGCACAATGCGCAGCGCAATCTCTTGGTGATCGGACTGGAGAAGGCAGAGGATTATGCACGGCTTCCTGCACGTGGCAACTCCGGTTCTTTTGTGTGGAACTGGCAAAGTTTGGCCAATGGACTCCCGCTTCTCTTATTGGTCCCAATAGCCTGGCTACGGACGCATGACGGATCACGCCCATTAGAATCGGTAGGAGCTCGATCTCGTGTACGACAGGGTTGTGCGATCATCCTTTTAGCCATATGTCTGGGACTCACGGTCAATGCCTGGCCCATCAAAATGCCTGTGTATGATTCCCATGACGCCAATATTGGGTACAGACCCTATCAGGACCTCATTGATAAGGCGGTTGAACGTGGCGCGTTGGTGTTTTGGTCGATGACGGAAGCTCGAGATTTCAGTCAACACTCGTTTGGGCCCCTAGGGACGGTCACGATTAAGACCGAGCCTCATCCTGAGGCACTAGTGTTGACGCGGAACTACACTGGATTCGGCGGATTATACCAAGACGTCAGGCGGGTCGTGGCTCCAGGGGGGGTGTGGGACCAACTGCTTCAATCAAAGATGACAACCGCTCAAGCAGCATGCCCGACAATAATCGGAGAAGTGGCTTTCCATGGAACTTCGGATGCGGGAAAAGATCTCGATCAAGTGTACACCGTCATCCAAGCTGTCGATCGCACGAGAGCGAGTGTCATGGATGGAATCCGGACCGGCCGAGCCTATGCCGTAGCGAGAGGAGACCAGAATATCCTGCTCCAACTCGATGAGTTTCTGGTGTCGAACCAGGATACTTCAGCGATGATCGGTGAGACTCTTCAGGGAAGCGCGATCGGCGACATCCTCGTGCATGTTCGACTTTCAACCGTTGATGGCCAATCTCACCCGACAATGCTCCGTGTCATTCGATCGGGTCAGGTCATCAGGCAAATCGAAGGCCATACTCCCATGCAGCTTGATCTAGTCGATCGTGAAGCGAAGTCTGGAGAGTGGCTGAATTATCGGGTGGAGGCGCTCGGCACGAGCGGGGAATTGTTGACTAACCCGATTTATGTCGCCCCGCGAGCCGGCACACCTGCGAGCACGGCTCAAGGAGTGCGCCGTAATTCAGGAAACGCGATCAAAACGTAA
- a CDS encoding hypothetical protein (conserved protein of unknown function) — MRVTIHQPQFMPWLGYLDKIDQSDLFLLLDTVQFKKHEWQNRNRIRSSQGWQWLTVPVLHQFGQRIDDVLINPTTAWRAQHLRALELHYARAPYRDHYLPQLRELYSTAWINLCDLNKATVQWLLKAYGINTPVRCASEYLAREEPTDRLIDLCRAVGATQYLAGPGAEHYMDRVRFQAAGIRLEIQAFHHPIYRQIYEPFEPNLSALDLLFMQGLQARVTLRYARTIKSCVTTV, encoded by the coding sequence ATGCGCGTAACCATCCACCAACCGCAATTCATGCCCTGGCTAGGGTATCTCGACAAGATCGATCAATCCGATCTCTTTCTTCTATTGGATACCGTGCAATTCAAGAAGCACGAATGGCAAAATCGCAATCGTATTCGTAGCTCTCAAGGATGGCAATGGCTCACCGTTCCTGTCCTTCACCAGTTCGGTCAGCGCATCGATGATGTTCTGATTAATCCCACCACCGCATGGAGAGCTCAACATCTCCGTGCCCTAGAACTGCATTATGCTCGAGCTCCTTATCGTGACCACTATTTGCCTCAATTACGCGAGCTCTACTCCACAGCATGGATCAACCTTTGCGATCTCAACAAGGCCACGGTGCAATGGCTGCTTAAGGCATATGGGATCAACACACCCGTTCGTTGTGCATCCGAATATCTCGCTCGTGAGGAACCAACGGATCGTTTGATCGATCTTTGTCGAGCAGTCGGCGCCACACAGTATCTCGCAGGACCTGGTGCAGAGCACTACATGGATCGAGTGCGTTTTCAGGCCGCCGGAATACGATTAGAGATACAAGCATTCCATCACCCAATCTATCGACAAATCTATGAGCCGTTCGAGCCGAATCTCTCCGCTCTTGATCTCTTATTCATGCAAGGGCTCCAGGCGCGGGTGACACTGCGCTATGCGCGAACGATCAAGTCTTGCGTGACAACTGTCTAG
- a CDS encoding hypothetical protein (conserved protein of unknown function), whose product MNVVLLADVSAERVIGGAERVLRNQAIGLAALGHHVELLTRAPEAGSPSMIEMNGIREWRYPVNRTHEAAFVWSSVRRSVEGFDRLRATEPLDAVIIHQAMAGLGPILARRHAASRWIYLCHSLAHEEYDMRNTPAQSAIVNLRREANIRARRSVEGAVMSRCHRVVVLSQFMRQRVMAAHGISAARIGLIPGAVDPDCFKPSLQRQAARATLNLPSDRTILFTVRNLVPRMGLENLLSALEILIPSQPRLLLVIGGEGPLRGRLQGVIRQKNLSESVRLVGFVPECTLGNYYQASDLVVMPSLQLEGFGLVMVEALACGTPVLGTPVGAIPEVLNQVDPILVAQGTDGQSIARALERVLARLHDSGEAARLANKGRSLIERRYNWTQHCSELARMLDGGMSSRLAA is encoded by the coding sequence ATGAATGTGGTGTTGTTAGCAGATGTTTCAGCAGAACGGGTGATCGGTGGAGCGGAACGAGTCCTTCGCAATCAGGCGATTGGATTAGCGGCGCTTGGACATCATGTAGAGTTGTTGACGCGGGCTCCTGAGGCGGGATCACCAAGTATGATCGAAATGAATGGAATTCGTGAATGGCGCTACCCGGTCAATCGCACGCATGAAGCTGCGTTTGTGTGGTCGTCGGTACGGCGTTCGGTCGAGGGCTTCGATCGCCTCCGCGCGACCGAACCTCTGGATGCCGTCATTATCCATCAAGCGATGGCCGGACTTGGACCAATTCTCGCTCGTCGTCATGCCGCCTCTCGATGGATCTATCTTTGCCATTCCCTCGCGCACGAAGAGTATGACATGAGAAACACCCCGGCCCAGTCGGCGATCGTGAACTTGCGCCGAGAAGCAAATATTCGAGCAAGGCGATCTGTCGAAGGTGCAGTGATGTCCAGATGCCATCGCGTGGTGGTCCTGAGCCAATTCATGCGTCAACGGGTCATGGCCGCGCACGGCATCTCAGCCGCTCGAATCGGATTGATCCCCGGAGCGGTTGACCCAGATTGTTTCAAACCTTCACTGCAACGCCAGGCAGCACGGGCAACCCTCAACTTGCCGAGCGACCGGACCATCCTTTTCACTGTTCGCAACCTCGTCCCACGAATGGGACTGGAGAACTTACTAAGCGCCCTTGAAATACTGATTCCCTCGCAGCCACGACTCCTGCTCGTCATTGGAGGAGAGGGTCCCTTGAGGGGGAGGCTTCAAGGGGTGATACGTCAAAAGAATTTGAGCGAGTCCGTACGCCTCGTCGGATTTGTACCTGAATGTACACTCGGCAACTACTATCAGGCTTCTGATCTCGTCGTGATGCCGAGCCTCCAGCTTGAAGGCTTCGGACTGGTGATGGTCGAAGCACTCGCCTGCGGCACGCCCGTACTTGGAACACCGGTCGGAGCGATTCCGGAAGTCTTGAACCAGGTTGATCCCATTCTCGTCGCTCAAGGAACCGATGGCCAGTCGATCGCTCGAGCTCTTGAACGGGTGTTAGCGCGATTACATGATTCTGGTGAAGCCGCCCGTCTCGCAAATAAAGGACGCTCGCTCATTGAGAGACGCTACAACTGGACACAACATTGCAGCGAGCTTGCCAGAATGCTGGATGGCGGAATGTCGTCTCGGCTTGCAGCATAG